A single Pan troglodytes isolate AG18354 chromosome 19, NHGRI_mPanTro3-v2.0_pri, whole genome shotgun sequence DNA region contains:
- the CBX8 gene encoding chromobox protein homolog 8 isoform X1, translated as MELSAVGERVFAAEALLKRRIRKGRMEYLVKWKGWSQKYSTWEPEENILDARLLAAFEEREREMELYGPKKRGPKPKTFLLKAQAKAKAKTYEFRSDSARGIRIPYPGRSPQDLASTSRAREGLRNMGLSPPASSTSTSSTCRAEAPRDRDRDRDRDRDRERDRERERERERERERERGTSRVDDKPSSPGDSSKKRGPKPRKELPDPSQRPLGEPSAGLGEYLKGRKLDDTPSGAGKFPAGHSVIQLARRQDSDLVQCGVTSPSSAEATGKLAVDTFPARVIKHRAAFLEAKGQGALDPNGTRVRHGSGPPSSVGGLYRDMGAQGGRPSLIARIPVARILGDPEEESWSPSLTNLEKVVVTDVTSNFLTVTIKESNTDQGFFKEKR; from the exons ATGGAGCTTTCAGCGGTGGGGGAGCGGGTGTTCGCGGCCGAAGCCCTCCTGAAGCGGCGCATACGGAAA GGACGCATGGAATACCTCGTGAAATGGAAGGGATGGTCGCAGAA GTACAGCACATGGGAACCAGAGGAAAACATTCTGGATGCTCGCTTGCTCGCAGCCTTTGAGGAAAG GGAAAGAGAGATGGAGCTCTATGGCCCCAAAAAGCGTGGACCCAAGCCCAAAACCTTCCTCCTCAAA GCGCAGGCCAAGGCAAAGGCCAAAACTTACGAGTTTCGAAGTGACTCAGCCAGGGGCATCCGGATCCCCTACCCTGGCCGCTCGCCCCAGGACCTGGCCTCCACTTCCCGGGCCCGGGAGGGCCTTCGAAACATGGGTTTGTCCCCGCCAGCGAGCAGCACCAGCACCAGCAGCACCTGCCGCGCAGAGGCCCCTCGGGACCGGGACCGGGACCGGGACCGGGATAGGGACCGGGAGCGGGAtcgagaaagggagagggagcgGGAACGTGAGAGGGAACGAGAGCGGGGTACCAGCAGAGTGGACGACAAGCCCAGCTCACCGGGGGACAGCTCGAAGAAGCGGGGCCCCAAGCCCCGGAAGGAGCTCCCGGACCCCTCACAGAGGCCCTTAGGCGAACCCAGCGCCGGCCTCGGAGAGTACCTCAAGGGCAGGAAGCTGGACGACACCCCTTCCGGGGCAGGAAAGTTTCCAGCCGGCCACAGTGTGATCCAGCTGGCCCGAAGGCAGGACTCGGACCTGGTGCAGTGTGGTGTGACCAGCCCTAGCTCAGCTGAGGCCACGGGCAAGCTGGCTGTGGACACCTTCCCGGCCAGGGTGATAAAGCACAGGGCTGCCTTCCTGGAGGCCAAAGGCCAGGGTGCCCTAGATCCCAATGGCACCCGGGTCCGACATGGCTCAGGCCCCCCCAGCTCTGTGGGGGGCCTGTACCGGGACATGGGGGCCCAGGGGGGAAGGCCCTCCCTCATCGCCAGGATCCCTGTGGCCAGAATCCTGGGGGACCCGGAGGAAGAGTCCTGGAGCCCCTCCCTGACTAACCTGGAGAAGGTGGTGGTCACGGACGTGACCTCAAACTTTTTGACCGTCACCATTAAGGAAAGTAACACGGACCAAggcttttttaaagagaaaagatga
- the CBX8 gene encoding chromobox protein homolog 8 isoform X2: MELSAVGERVFAAEALLKRRIRKAQAKAKAKTYEFRSDSARGIRIPYPGRSPQDLASTSRAREGLRNMGLSPPASSTSTSSTCRAEAPRDRDRDRDRDRDRERDRERERERERERERERGTSRVDDKPSSPGDSSKKRGPKPRKELPDPSQRPLGEPSAGLGEYLKGRKLDDTPSGAGKFPAGHSVIQLARRQDSDLVQCGVTSPSSAEATGKLAVDTFPARVIKHRAAFLEAKGQGALDPNGTRVRHGSGPPSSVGGLYRDMGAQGGRPSLIARIPVARILGDPEEESWSPSLTNLEKVVVTDVTSNFLTVTIKESNTDQGFFKEKR; the protein is encoded by the exons ATGGAGCTTTCAGCGGTGGGGGAGCGGGTGTTCGCGGCCGAAGCCCTCCTGAAGCGGCGCATACGGAAA GCGCAGGCCAAGGCAAAGGCCAAAACTTACGAGTTTCGAAGTGACTCAGCCAGGGGCATCCGGATCCCCTACCCTGGCCGCTCGCCCCAGGACCTGGCCTCCACTTCCCGGGCCCGGGAGGGCCTTCGAAACATGGGTTTGTCCCCGCCAGCGAGCAGCACCAGCACCAGCAGCACCTGCCGCGCAGAGGCCCCTCGGGACCGGGACCGGGACCGGGACCGGGATAGGGACCGGGAGCGGGAtcgagaaagggagagggagcgGGAACGTGAGAGGGAACGAGAGCGGGGTACCAGCAGAGTGGACGACAAGCCCAGCTCACCGGGGGACAGCTCGAAGAAGCGGGGCCCCAAGCCCCGGAAGGAGCTCCCGGACCCCTCACAGAGGCCCTTAGGCGAACCCAGCGCCGGCCTCGGAGAGTACCTCAAGGGCAGGAAGCTGGACGACACCCCTTCCGGGGCAGGAAAGTTTCCAGCCGGCCACAGTGTGATCCAGCTGGCCCGAAGGCAGGACTCGGACCTGGTGCAGTGTGGTGTGACCAGCCCTAGCTCAGCTGAGGCCACGGGCAAGCTGGCTGTGGACACCTTCCCGGCCAGGGTGATAAAGCACAGGGCTGCCTTCCTGGAGGCCAAAGGCCAGGGTGCCCTAGATCCCAATGGCACCCGGGTCCGACATGGCTCAGGCCCCCCCAGCTCTGTGGGGGGCCTGTACCGGGACATGGGGGCCCAGGGGGGAAGGCCCTCCCTCATCGCCAGGATCCCTGTGGCCAGAATCCTGGGGGACCCGGAGGAAGAGTCCTGGAGCCCCTCCCTGACTAACCTGGAGAAGGTGGTGGTCACGGACGTGACCTCAAACTTTTTGACCGTCACCATTAAGGAAAGTAACACGGACCAAggcttttttaaagagaaaagatga
- the CBX8 gene encoding chromobox protein homolog 8 isoform X3 produces MELYGPKKRGPKPKTFLLKAQAKAKAKTYEFRSDSARGIRIPYPGRSPQDLASTSRAREGLRNMGLSPPASSTSTSSTCRAEAPRDRDRDRDRDRDRERDRERERERERERERERGTSRVDDKPSSPGDSSKKRGPKPRKELPDPSQRPLGEPSAGLGEYLKGRKLDDTPSGAGKFPAGHSVIQLARRQDSDLVQCGVTSPSSAEATGKLAVDTFPARVIKHRAAFLEAKGQGALDPNGTRVRHGSGPPSSVGGLYRDMGAQGGRPSLIARIPVARILGDPEEESWSPSLTNLEKVVVTDVTSNFLTVTIKESNTDQGFFKEKR; encoded by the exons ATGGAGCTCTATGGCCCCAAAAAGCGTGGACCCAAGCCCAAAACCTTCCTCCTCAAA GCGCAGGCCAAGGCAAAGGCCAAAACTTACGAGTTTCGAAGTGACTCAGCCAGGGGCATCCGGATCCCCTACCCTGGCCGCTCGCCCCAGGACCTGGCCTCCACTTCCCGGGCCCGGGAGGGCCTTCGAAACATGGGTTTGTCCCCGCCAGCGAGCAGCACCAGCACCAGCAGCACCTGCCGCGCAGAGGCCCCTCGGGACCGGGACCGGGACCGGGACCGGGATAGGGACCGGGAGCGGGAtcgagaaagggagagggagcgGGAACGTGAGAGGGAACGAGAGCGGGGTACCAGCAGAGTGGACGACAAGCCCAGCTCACCGGGGGACAGCTCGAAGAAGCGGGGCCCCAAGCCCCGGAAGGAGCTCCCGGACCCCTCACAGAGGCCCTTAGGCGAACCCAGCGCCGGCCTCGGAGAGTACCTCAAGGGCAGGAAGCTGGACGACACCCCTTCCGGGGCAGGAAAGTTTCCAGCCGGCCACAGTGTGATCCAGCTGGCCCGAAGGCAGGACTCGGACCTGGTGCAGTGTGGTGTGACCAGCCCTAGCTCAGCTGAGGCCACGGGCAAGCTGGCTGTGGACACCTTCCCGGCCAGGGTGATAAAGCACAGGGCTGCCTTCCTGGAGGCCAAAGGCCAGGGTGCCCTAGATCCCAATGGCACCCGGGTCCGACATGGCTCAGGCCCCCCCAGCTCTGTGGGGGGCCTGTACCGGGACATGGGGGCCCAGGGGGGAAGGCCCTCCCTCATCGCCAGGATCCCTGTGGCCAGAATCCTGGGGGACCCGGAGGAAGAGTCCTGGAGCCCCTCCCTGACTAACCTGGAGAAGGTGGTGGTCACGGACGTGACCTCAAACTTTTTGACCGTCACCATTAAGGAAAGTAACACGGACCAAggcttttttaaagagaaaagatga